Proteins encoded within one genomic window of Candidatus Curtissbacteria bacterium:
- a CDS encoding DUF3105 domain-containing protein gives MRRVPIAVWFILPTLVILVIGIWFFSKNSTNTNDELKPAEVSKEVEGVQVFPIAGREHISEATKSADYNSNPPTSGQHWSTPAKNGIYETELPDERVVHNLEHGNIWISYKKEISADVLNKLKEIVNKDDWKMIMTPREVNDSKIVVAAWGRLLKMEEPDYVRIEEFIKTYRNRGPENTSE, from the coding sequence CCGATAGCCGTCTGGTTTATATTGCCGACTCTGGTGATTTTAGTTATAGGAATCTGGTTTTTTTCGAAAAACTCCACAAACACCAATGATGAATTGAAACCGGCTGAGGTTTCTAAGGAAGTTGAAGGAGTGCAAGTTTTTCCGATAGCAGGAAGAGAACATATTTCAGAAGCAACAAAATCTGCCGATTACAATTCTAACCCTCCAACGTCAGGCCAACATTGGTCTACTCCTGCCAAAAATGGTATTTACGAAACTGAACTTCCTGACGAGAGAGTGGTTCATAACTTGGAACATGGCAATATCTGGATTTCTTATAAGAAGGAAATCTCTGCTGATGTTTTGAACAAGCTGAAAGAAATCGTTAACAAGGATGACTGGAAAATGATTATGACGCCAAGAGAGGTTAATGATTCAAAAATCGTAGTAGCCGCTTGGGGAAGACTTCTTAAGATGGAGGAGCCGGATTATGTCAGGATTGAAGAGTTTATTAAAACGTACCGCAACCGAGGACCAGAAAATACTTCGGAGTAA
- a CDS encoding type IV secretion system DNA-binding domain-containing protein yields MPIDEGSTSLGQIDATGAFQLFLSALGFLALILVVLGGITFLIAWAWIIWMRNKDREAKSLDFVLLQVAVPRDNETKIDAAEQMFSSLASIYKGGNFSFLKPQDHFSFEIVALPEEMKFYISCPKSLQDLVEKQIHGAYPGADVREVEEYNIFSEEGKLAYAALKLKSSSYYPIKTYKDLVTDPLAQITSALAKMNPGEGAAIQIIAVPAAGKWKAAGKKFVSKTKQAELKSEGKSVPDPKKMEAVENKVSKPGFEVLVRIVVSAKTEAEAKVHLDNIKSTFAQFSSEYNGFTGAKIRFKKQFLIDFVYRYQPLMGKLGLLNSEELATLFHLPNKAVETPGIFWVNAKRAPAPAQIPASGLHLGKSVYRGTTKEVFISDDDRRRHMYIIGKTGTGKTETLKYLAMQDIKAGHGVAFIDPHGDAAEDLLSQIPPERAEDVIYFNPADTERPLGMNMLEASSEQEKHFIASNIVGLMYKLYDPHKTGIIGPRFEHAIRNAMLTVMCEPGNTFVEIVRILTDARFVQELLPKVEDPVVRRYWTDQIAQTTDFHKSEVLDYIVSKFGRFVTDRMMRNIIGQSKSAFSLRDVMDNRKILLVNLSKGRMGEENSNFLGLVLVPKILVAAMSRQDVPEDQRPDFFLYVDEFQNFATETFADILAEARKFHLNLIVANQFIGQIEEEVKNAIFGNVGTIMSFRIGVTDANYLQHEFTPVFNETDLINVERFQAYVKTIVRNEPVPPFSLDTTRDMSKTDSDPRIAEM; encoded by the coding sequence ATGCCGATTGATGAAGGATCAACTTCGTTAGGACAAATAGACGCAACGGGAGCTTTTCAATTATTTCTAAGCGCCCTAGGGTTTTTGGCGCTTATTTTGGTTGTTTTGGGCGGGATTACGTTTTTAATAGCCTGGGCCTGGATTATTTGGATGAGGAATAAAGATAGGGAAGCGAAATCTTTAGACTTCGTTTTGCTGCAGGTTGCCGTGCCTCGCGACAACGAAACCAAAATTGATGCTGCCGAGCAAATGTTTTCTTCTCTTGCCTCTATTTATAAAGGGGGGAATTTCTCTTTTTTGAAGCCTCAAGACCATTTTTCTTTTGAAATTGTAGCGCTGCCGGAGGAAATGAAATTTTATATTTCGTGTCCAAAATCGCTGCAGGATTTGGTCGAGAAACAAATTCATGGAGCGTATCCGGGTGCCGACGTAAGAGAAGTCGAGGAATACAATATATTTTCCGAAGAAGGAAAGCTTGCGTACGCTGCGCTGAAGCTTAAGAGTTCGAGCTATTATCCTATTAAAACTTACAAGGATTTGGTTACAGACCCTTTGGCGCAAATTACTTCTGCTCTTGCGAAGATGAACCCGGGTGAGGGTGCCGCAATTCAGATAATAGCTGTTCCTGCTGCAGGAAAGTGGAAAGCTGCGGGCAAAAAGTTTGTCTCCAAAACCAAACAGGCTGAACTTAAAAGTGAAGGCAAAAGTGTTCCAGACCCTAAGAAGATGGAAGCAGTCGAAAATAAGGTTTCAAAACCAGGATTTGAGGTTCTGGTCAGAATTGTAGTTTCTGCTAAGACTGAAGCTGAAGCAAAAGTTCATTTGGATAATATTAAATCGACGTTTGCGCAGTTTAGTTCGGAATACAACGGTTTCACTGGCGCCAAAATCAGATTTAAAAAGCAATTTCTTATCGATTTTGTTTACAGGTATCAACCGTTAATGGGCAAATTGGGTCTCTTGAATTCGGAAGAGTTGGCAACACTTTTCCACTTGCCAAATAAGGCCGTTGAGACACCAGGAATTTTCTGGGTAAATGCCAAACGTGCGCCAGCTCCAGCGCAAATTCCGGCTTCTGGGCTTCATCTTGGAAAGAGTGTTTACAGGGGGACCACGAAGGAAGTCTTTATTAGCGATGATGACAGGCGAAGACATATGTACATCATCGGAAAAACCGGAACCGGAAAGACCGAGACGTTGAAGTATTTGGCGATGCAGGATATTAAAGCTGGTCACGGTGTGGCGTTTATCGATCCTCACGGAGACGCGGCGGAGGATTTACTTTCACAAATTCCGCCGGAGAGAGCGGAAGATGTTATTTACTTTAACCCGGCAGACACCGAAAGACCGCTTGGAATGAACATGTTAGAAGCTTCGAGCGAGCAGGAAAAGCACTTTATCGCAAGCAATATCGTTGGTTTGATGTACAAACTTTATGATCCTCACAAGACGGGTATTATCGGTCCGAGGTTTGAGCACGCGATTAGAAACGCGATGCTTACCGTTATGTGTGAACCTGGAAATACGTTTGTTGAGATCGTGAGGATTTTGACTGATGCGCGGTTCGTGCAAGAGTTGTTACCTAAGGTCGAAGACCCGGTAGTCAGACGCTACTGGACGGATCAGATCGCGCAGACTACGGACTTCCACAAATCCGAGGTGTTAGACTACATCGTTTCCAAGTTTGGCAGATTCGTTACAGACAGAATGATGAGAAACATTATCGGGCAATCAAAAAGCGCGTTTTCCCTTCGTGATGTAATGGACAATAGAAAAATTCTTCTCGTTAACCTTTCAAAAGGAAGAATGGGGGAGGAGAATTCGAACTTCTTGGGTCTAGTTCTGGTGCCGAAAATCCTGGTTGCCGCTATGTCACGCCAGGATGTGCCGGAAGACCAAAGGCCCGACTTTTTCCTGTACGTTGACGAGTTCCAGAACTTTGCGACAGAAACTTTTGCCGACATTTTGGCAGAGGCTCGAAAATTCCACCTGAACCTTATTGTTGCCAATCAGTTTATCGGTCAGATCGAAGAAGAAGTTAAAAACGCAATTTTTGGTAACGTGGGTACGATTATGAGTTTTAGAATTGGTGTAACCGACGCGAATTACTTGCAGCACGAATTTACGCCTGTATTTAACGAAACAGATTTAATTAACGTTGAAAGATTCCAGGCTTATGTGAAGACTATTGTAAGGAATGAGCCTGTGCCGCCGTTTTCTTTGGATACGACGCGAGATATGAGTAAAACGGATAGTGACCCGAGAATCGCGGAGATGAT
- a CDS encoding glycosyltransferase family 4 protein, translating into MRIAQLSPLIESVPPRRYGGTERVVHLLTEELVKRGHDVTLFASGDSQTSAKLVATSPHSLRQMYTADEKPFTMLNVAKAYKNAGDFDIIHNHLDFFPLPTAYFSKTPTVTTLHGAFNTENRVIFEEYPKLPYVSISRAQRVNGPPLKWVANIYHGIDVKKFPFGPKPKDYLLFVGRMSLEKGAHIAIDIANAVGKELIMAAKLDKIDFDYFNKYVAPRLSSSNVRWLGEVEENERNKLMSEALCLLHPVTWREPFGLTLIEAMATGCPVIAYKRGSIPEIIVNKKTGFIVEKEKEMIKAIRNVKSIKRRDCRSHVEKKFSIKKMVDSYENLYTKLVEKNKKRNKTL; encoded by the coding sequence ATGAGAATCGCACAGCTATCTCCGCTAATTGAAAGCGTACCCCCTAGAAGATACGGCGGTACGGAAAGAGTAGTCCATCTTCTAACTGAAGAACTCGTAAAACGTGGCCACGATGTTACCCTTTTTGCGAGCGGCGACTCCCAAACTTCAGCCAAACTCGTCGCAACCAGCCCACATTCTTTGCGCCAAATGTACACTGCCGACGAGAAACCTTTCACAATGTTAAACGTCGCCAAAGCTTACAAAAACGCGGGCGATTTCGACATCATCCACAACCATCTCGATTTCTTCCCTCTCCCAACGGCCTACTTTTCGAAAACTCCGACTGTTACCACTCTTCACGGCGCTTTCAATACCGAAAACCGAGTTATCTTCGAAGAATATCCAAAACTCCCATACGTTTCCATTTCCCGCGCTCAAAGGGTTAACGGTCCTCCTCTTAAATGGGTTGCCAACATATACCACGGAATCGATGTCAAAAAATTCCCTTTTGGTCCTAAACCAAAAGATTATCTCCTTTTTGTGGGTAGAATGTCCCTAGAAAAAGGCGCCCACATTGCAATCGACATCGCAAACGCTGTTGGAAAAGAGTTAATCATGGCCGCAAAACTCGACAAGATAGACTTTGACTACTTCAATAAATACGTCGCCCCCCGTCTCTCCTCAAGCAACGTCAGATGGTTGGGCGAAGTCGAAGAAAACGAAAGAAATAAACTGATGTCAGAAGCTCTTTGCCTACTCCATCCAGTAACCTGGAGAGAACCATTCGGCTTGACCTTAATAGAGGCAATGGCCACCGGTTGTCCTGTTATTGCTTACAAACGCGGTTCAATTCCCGAAATAATCGTTAACAAAAAAACCGGCTTTATCGTCGAGAAAGAAAAAGAAATGATAAAAGCTATCAGAAACGTAAAATCAATCAAAAGAAGAGATTGCCGCAGCCACGTCGAGAAAAAATTCAGCATCAAGAAAATGGTCGACTCTTACGAAAATCTATACACAAAGCTAGTTGAGAAAAATAAAAAAAGAAACAAAACCCTCTAA
- a CDS encoding aquaporin, with amino-acid sequence MAYKLFKEPQANWRAYVAEGIGTFVFVFVSLLAVLVNIFYGELGVVGVAIATGFVYTAMVFGTVHLSGGHLNPAITLALWLTRKINGVSAVIYILAQVTGGLLAALLLFLIFGQEGLKFSLGAQVTGGGVSMQLAVIVEAVLTAILVFGYFATLVDRRGPVSFGPLVVGFTVLCSFLVASPISGGVLNPAKVIGASLISGSYGALVVWIIGPLTGSLMGFVYDFVFVKKSSRSR; translated from the coding sequence GTGGCTTATAAACTATTTAAAGAACCGCAAGCAAATTGGCGCGCTTATGTCGCGGAGGGAATCGGAACTTTTGTTTTTGTGTTCGTTTCGCTCCTTGCGGTACTCGTGAACATTTTCTATGGAGAATTAGGCGTGGTTGGGGTTGCGATCGCGACAGGCTTTGTGTATACTGCCATGGTTTTTGGGACGGTTCATCTCTCGGGTGGACATTTGAATCCCGCAATTACACTTGCACTTTGGCTTACAAGAAAGATAAACGGAGTTTCCGCAGTAATTTACATTCTCGCTCAAGTTACTGGAGGATTACTCGCAGCCCTGTTGCTATTTTTAATTTTTGGGCAAGAAGGATTGAAATTTTCTTTAGGTGCGCAAGTTACAGGCGGTGGCGTGAGTATGCAACTTGCGGTTATCGTTGAAGCAGTGCTTACCGCGATATTGGTCTTTGGATACTTTGCAACTTTAGTGGATAGGCGTGGCCCGGTTAGTTTTGGGCCGTTAGTTGTCGGGTTTACTGTTCTTTGTTCCTTTCTTGTCGCAAGTCCAATTTCCGGAGGTGTTTTAAACCCGGCTAAAGTAATTGGGGCATCTTTGATTTCCGGGTCCTACGGCGCACTGGTTGTATGGATAATAGGTCCTTTAACTGGTAGTTTGATGGGATTTGTTTATGATTTTGTGTTCGTAAAAAAATCGTCTCGATCCCGCTGA